Proteins encoded in a region of the Ancylobacter sp. SL191 genome:
- a CDS encoding protein phosphatase CheZ — protein sequence MSSTRRPFRIEMNHVQPSGPELAAPIPVAAPAPAPSSTAGPIATQVERIFDELQALRDTLARFNRNRSSEISQSGPAKSMWLDIEAIREAIDSTKHELASIQTTNVKGAQFNRATDELDAVIADTEAATEDILQMAENIDGAAASLIEELEGSKKATARAIQTYATRIFEACNFQDISGQRIRKVVQLMIFIEEKMARMAEIWGAEQEIARIAEEIGDNREGDAALLNGPALADEANVVSQNDIDSLFA from the coding sequence ATGTCTTCCACTCGCCGACCCTTCCGCATCGAGATGAACCACGTACAACCCAGCGGTCCGGAGCTCGCGGCCCCCATTCCGGTCGCCGCGCCGGCCCCCGCGCCGTCTTCGACGGCGGGGCCGATCGCCACCCAGGTGGAGCGCATTTTCGACGAGCTGCAGGCCCTGCGCGATACGCTCGCCCGCTTCAACCGCAACCGCAGTTCCGAGATCTCCCAGAGCGGCCCGGCCAAGTCCATGTGGCTGGACATTGAGGCGATCCGCGAGGCGATCGACAGCACCAAGCACGAGCTCGCCTCGATTCAGACGACCAATGTGAAGGGCGCTCAGTTCAACCGCGCCACCGACGAGCTGGATGCTGTCATCGCCGATACCGAGGCGGCGACCGAGGACATCCTGCAGATGGCGGAGAACATCGACGGCGCCGCGGCGAGCCTGATCGAGGAGCTCGAAGGCTCCAAGAAGGCGACCGCCCGCGCCATCCAGACCTATGCCACCCGCATCTTCGAGGCGTGCAACTTCCAGGACATTAGCGGCCAGCGCATCCGCAAGGTCGTGCAGCTCATGATCTTCATCGAGGAGAAGATGGCGCGCATGGCGGAGATCTGGGGCGCCGAGCAGGAGATCGCCCGCATCGCCGAGGAGATCGGCGACAACCGCGAGGGCGACGCGGCGCTGCTCAATGGCCCGGCGCTGGCCGATGAGGCCAACGTCGTCTCGCAGAACGACATCGACTCGCTCTTCGCCTGA
- a CDS encoding response regulator transcription factor, with product MYIIVDDRSTVTESYVSSFSREGFSSFGLGEDEFKDWIETASDQDLAAVEGFLLGDFDRRPAYPDVIRTHSRAPILALSDQKCLTQTLELFTAGIDDVVRKPVHVREIVARTDAIWRRVNSLTEAQTPATGRLKVFFDGRDAEIDGEPLPLPRRERHILEYLVKNARKRVTKTQIFNTIYGIFNDDVDESVVEGHMSKLRKKLRMKLGYDVIDAKRYLGYQFVG from the coding sequence ATGTACATTATCGTTGATGATCGTTCCACGGTCACCGAAAGCTACGTTTCCAGTTTCTCTCGCGAAGGCTTCTCCAGTTTCGGCCTGGGTGAGGATGAGTTCAAGGATTGGATCGAGACCGCGTCGGACCAGGATCTGGCCGCGGTGGAAGGCTTTCTCCTCGGCGACTTCGACCGCCGCCCGGCCTATCCCGATGTCATCCGCACCCACAGCCGCGCGCCCATCCTGGCGCTGAGCGACCAGAAGTGCCTGACGCAGACGCTGGAACTGTTCACCGCCGGCATTGACGATGTGGTCCGCAAGCCCGTCCATGTCCGCGAGATCGTCGCCCGCACGGACGCCATCTGGCGCCGGGTCAATTCCCTCACCGAAGCCCAGACGCCCGCCACCGGCCGCCTGAAGGTCTTCTTCGATGGCCGCGACGCCGAGATCGACGGCGAGCCGCTGCCGCTGCCGCGCCGCGAGCGTCACATCCTCGAATATCTCGTGAAGAATGCCCGCAAGCGGGTCACCAAGACCCAGATCTTCAACACCATCTACGGCATCTTCAACGATGACGTGGACGAGAGTGTCGTCGAAGGTCACATGAGCAAGCTGCGCAAGAAGCTGCGCATGAAGCTCGGCTACGACGTCATCGACGCCAAGCGTTACCTCGGCTATCAGTTCGTGGGCTGA
- a CDS encoding response regulator — MAVDLSMPVLVVDDYKTMVRIIRNLLKQIGFEDVDEAADGAEALAKLKERQYGLVISDWNMEPMTGYELLKQVRDDSVLNALPFIMVTAEAKSENVIAAKKAGVNNYIVKPFNAQTLKSKIETVFEG; from the coding sequence ATGGCCGTGGATTTGTCGATGCCGGTTCTTGTGGTCGACGATTACAAGACCATGGTCCGGATCATCCGGAACCTGCTGAAGCAGATAGGCTTCGAGGATGTGGACGAGGCTGCCGATGGCGCCGAGGCCCTGGCGAAGCTCAAGGAGCGCCAGTACGGACTCGTTATTTCCGACTGGAACATGGAGCCCATGACGGGCTACGAGCTGCTGAAGCAGGTACGTGATGACTCGGTTCTGAATGCCCTGCCGTTCATCATGGTGACGGCCGAGGCCAAGTCGGAAAACGTGATCGCCGCCAAGAAGGCCGGCGTGAACAACTACATCGTCAAGCCCTTCAACGCGCAGACGCTGAAGAGCAAGATCGAGACCGTCTTCGAAGGCTGA
- a CDS encoding response regulator: MSQPRTILICDDEEELANELGEFFEGNGWKVDVCVTGMAAVEKLRSGLAPLVLITDLRISDFDGAQVVAVARELPDGERPLMTIIITGHVMDTARAGDFMCDYLYVKPVDPDALLLTIDEFLATHLAPDTGS; the protein is encoded by the coding sequence ATGAGTCAGCCTCGGACCATTCTCATCTGCGACGACGAAGAGGAACTCGCCAATGAACTTGGCGAGTTCTTTGAAGGCAATGGCTGGAAGGTCGATGTCTGCGTGACCGGCATGGCGGCGGTCGAGAAGCTCCGAAGCGGGCTGGCCCCGCTCGTTCTGATCACCGATCTGCGCATCTCCGATTTCGACGGGGCGCAGGTCGTCGCCGTCGCGCGGGAACTGCCGGACGGCGAACGTCCCCTGATGACGATCATCATCACGGGCCATGTCATGGATACGGCGCGCGCGGGGGATTTCATGTGCGATTATCTTTATGTGAAGCCGGTCGATCCTGACGCGCTTCTGCTCACCATTGACGAGTTCCTGGCCACGCACCTCGCGCCCGACACGGGGAGCTGA
- a CDS encoding EAL domain-containing protein — protein sequence MTAGPSFFVLDDDVEFREALMEALAASGCAVEGAGNPMAVPLAAFARADVLVLDLALPSIDGFGILAPLAGLPQPPRVIFISGNGEELLRAAGDLGRLTGLTVLGALEKPIEVEELLSLARRPTTLPAGDSALMAQNAGQIREAVAAALARQALPVMFQPLVRASDLGFVGAEALLGNQLDGFGSVRPPQIIAALEEAPQMLIDLSYQVLDAAAALCARWTAAGHNGLVSVNMPLQVLLTPDAVVRIGAIVARHGVPPQRVVLELPEDAIYDSSASALTTLARLRLAGFGLALDDVGQRQSGLMQLAKLPVTAIKIDLELLRQARDWAKPRRIIASLSALGHQLGLKVVAEGVETREDLERVRKVGVDYLQGFLVSHKLPADGIMTLLNRADDGCLSVNGGMTAA from the coding sequence GTGACGGCCGGTCCGTCATTTTTCGTCCTTGATGACGATGTCGAGTTTCGCGAGGCGCTGATGGAGGCCCTCGCTGCCTCCGGCTGCGCGGTCGAGGGCGCTGGCAACCCGATGGCGGTTCCGCTCGCGGCCTTCGCGCGGGCCGACGTGCTGGTGCTCGATCTCGCGCTCCCGTCCATTGACGGCTTCGGCATTCTCGCGCCGCTGGCGGGGCTTCCCCAGCCGCCGCGCGTCATCTTCATCAGTGGCAATGGCGAGGAACTGCTGCGGGCCGCGGGCGATCTCGGCCGGCTGACCGGCCTCACAGTCCTCGGCGCGTTGGAAAAACCCATCGAGGTGGAGGAACTGCTCAGCCTTGCCCGTCGCCCGACCACGCTGCCCGCCGGCGACTCGGCGCTGATGGCGCAGAATGCCGGGCAGATCCGCGAGGCCGTCGCGGCCGCGCTGGCCCGGCAGGCGCTGCCGGTGATGTTCCAGCCGCTGGTGCGCGCCTCCGATCTCGGCTTTGTCGGCGCCGAGGCTCTGCTCGGCAATCAGCTCGACGGTTTCGGCTCGGTCAGGCCGCCGCAGATCATCGCCGCGCTGGAAGAGGCGCCGCAGATGCTGATCGATCTCAGCTACCAGGTGCTGGATGCCGCTGCCGCGCTCTGCGCCCGCTGGACGGCGGCCGGTCATAATGGGCTGGTCAGCGTGAACATGCCGCTCCAGGTGCTGCTCACCCCGGATGCGGTGGTACGTATCGGCGCGATCGTCGCCCGTCATGGCGTCCCGCCGCAGCGCGTGGTGTTGGAGCTGCCGGAGGACGCGATCTATGACAGCTCCGCCAGCGCCCTCACCACGCTGGCGCGCCTGCGTCTCGCGGGCTTCGGCCTGGCGCTCGACGATGTCGGGCAGCGCCAGAGCGGGCTGATGCAACTCGCCAAGCTGCCGGTGACGGCGATCAAGATCGACCTGGAACTGCTGCGGCAGGCGCGCGACTGGGCCAAGCCCCGGCGCATCATCGCCTCGCTCTCGGCGCTCGGCCATCAGCTCGGCCTGAAAGTGGTCGCCGAGGGCGTGGAGACGCGGGAAGATCTTGAGCGCGTCCGTAAAGTAGGGGTTGATTATCTACAGGGATTTCTTGTTTCCCATAAGCTGCCGGCTGACGGTATCATGACATTGCTCAACCGAGCGGACGATGGTTGCCTGTCAGTCAACGGGGGTATGACGGCCGCGTGA
- a CDS encoding response regulator, whose amino-acid sequence MNDDKTEKPRVLLVDDDPDVLIELSEGLASLGLPVLTAETPVAAIDLVQRNEQLQVVVTDLQMPRIDGIELLQKLTMLRQKRPLATIIITGHASLDRAVGALRLNAVDFLQKPVLPEEVAHSIRRALALVEDSQKAAAAVANGNGGGDAVPAKPVNRPNYLKALVAARADRDAIFQSGLFSDPAWDMLLDLAVAEASGRPISVTSLCIASGAPTTTALRRIDELKEAGLLDRRPDPMDRRRIIVELTDLGRSRMEAFVKRQAERLGLPLD is encoded by the coding sequence ATGAATGACGATAAGACGGAGAAGCCCCGTGTTCTCCTCGTGGATGACGATCCCGATGTGCTCATCGAACTGAGCGAGGGGCTGGCATCGCTCGGGTTGCCGGTGTTGACGGCCGAAACGCCTGTCGCGGCGATCGACCTTGTCCAGCGCAATGAACAGCTCCAGGTGGTGGTGACCGATCTCCAGATGCCGCGCATCGACGGGATCGAGCTTCTGCAGAAGCTCACCATGCTGCGCCAGAAGCGGCCGCTCGCCACCATCATCATCACCGGCCACGCCTCGCTCGACCGGGCGGTCGGCGCGCTGCGGTTGAACGCGGTGGACTTCCTCCAGAAGCCGGTTCTGCCGGAGGAGGTCGCTCATTCCATTCGCAGGGCGCTGGCGCTGGTCGAGGACAGCCAGAAGGCGGCGGCGGCCGTTGCCAACGGCAATGGTGGTGGCGATGCGGTGCCGGCCAAGCCGGTCAACCGGCCCAATTACCTCAAGGCTCTGGTGGCCGCGCGCGCCGACCGGGACGCTATCTTCCAGTCCGGCCTGTTCTCGGATCCGGCCTGGGACATGCTGCTCGACCTCGCCGTGGCTGAAGCGAGCGGACGTCCCATTTCGGTGACGAGCCTATGCATCGCGTCGGGGGCCCCGACGACGACGGCGTTGCGCCGGATTGATGAACTGAAGGAGGCGGGCCTGTTGGACCGCCGGCCCGATCCCATGGATCGCCGGCGCATTATTGTGGAACTGACCGATCTCGGCCGCTCCCGCATGGAGGCCTTCGTCAAGCGACAGGCCGAACGTCTCGGTCTGCCTCTGGATTGA